In a single window of the Actinomycetota bacterium genome:
- the galE gene encoding UDP-glucose 4-epimerase GalE has protein sequence MTTLVTGGAGYIGSHTVRAMREQGRDVVVLDTLELGHRAAVLDTPLVVGDVADEPLVARLCADHGVDSCIHFAAYKNVGESMQSPGKYWLNNVAGTVHLVEALLRAGVDRLVFSSSCSVYGTPAQVPVTEDAPVRPESVYAESKASMERVLRWYDATSALRSVSLRYFNAAGASSDALIGEDWTHSLNLVPVVMKAALGQRDPVQVFGDDYPTPDGTCIRDYIHVDDLADAHVRALDHLERGGASEALNVGTGVGSSVLDVINETERLSARSVPHEIVGRRAGDPVAVYADPGRVHEVLGWKASRGLDEILATAWAWHSSHPRGYEGSGS, from the coding sequence GTGACCACGCTGGTGACCGGCGGCGCGGGGTACATCGGCTCGCACACGGTGCGGGCCATGCGCGAGCAAGGACGCGACGTGGTCGTGCTCGACACACTCGAGCTGGGTCACCGGGCAGCGGTGCTCGACACCCCGCTCGTCGTCGGTGACGTGGCCGACGAGCCACTCGTCGCGCGGCTCTGCGCGGACCACGGGGTCGACTCGTGCATCCACTTCGCCGCCTACAAGAACGTCGGCGAATCCATGCAGTCGCCCGGCAAGTACTGGCTGAACAACGTCGCCGGCACCGTGCACCTGGTAGAGGCGCTGCTGCGCGCAGGGGTCGACCGCCTGGTGTTCTCCTCGTCGTGCTCGGTCTACGGCACCCCCGCGCAGGTGCCGGTCACCGAAGACGCGCCCGTGCGGCCCGAGAGCGTCTACGCCGAGTCGAAGGCCTCCATGGAGCGCGTGCTGCGCTGGTACGACGCGACGTCTGCGCTGCGCTCGGTGAGCCTGCGCTACTTCAACGCCGCTGGGGCCAGCTCCGACGCGCTGATCGGGGAAGACTGGACGCACTCGCTGAACCTGGTGCCGGTGGTGATGAAGGCCGCGCTCGGCCAGCGCGACCCGGTGCAGGTGTTCGGCGACGACTACCCGACCCCCGACGGCACCTGCATCCGCGACTACATCCACGTCGACGACCTGGCAGACGCTCATGTCCGGGCCCTCGATCACCTCGAGCGCGGTGGGGCCAGCGAAGCCCTCAACGTCGGCACCGGCGTCGGCAGCTCCGTGCTCGACGTGATCAACGAGACCGAGCGCCTGAGCGCGAGGTCGGTCCCCCACGAGATCGTCGGGCGCCGCGCGGGAGACCCCGTGGCGGTCTACGCGGACCCGGGCCGCGTGCACGAAGTGCTCGGGTGGAAGGCCAGCCGTGGCCTGGACGAGATCCTCGCCACGGCCTGGGCATGGCACTCGTCGCACCCTCGCGGGTACGAGGGCTCGGGCTCCTAG
- a CDS encoding acyltransferase — protein MDHVVADTPAAFREDDELADRHPAAAPPPRPHRADIDGLRAVSILLVVGYHAGLSWLPGGFVGVDVFFVLSGFLITGLLLAELAATDRIALGQFFARRARRLLPLSTLVLVATLLAGMVLLPPLARAGLVRDARAAALYVANWRFAGQATAYSDAEVTDSLLVHYWSLSIEEQFYALWPALIIAVAWFAGRRAPRRRQLHALLAFAIGVVVVVSLAASWSSTSRLGPEAYFVTHTRLWELGVGAGLALAVPLARRLPRLAADVLAGAGLAAVVYAATRFGAGTAFPGRAALVPVLGCAAVVIAAAHRQTVVSRVLGSRPLPLLGRLSYAWYLWHWPAIGIALLWNDRHGAPFSAGVVTAVAVVASLGLAAASHVVVEQPLRYAALLRDAPWRSLVLGLALSSLPILLGIGALRVVDGGDIAVATPVVAEGVVAEGVVAEQAVAPMTPAQARDDIVTVGPVERCSAQLADVAVPPDCVYGDPAGSVTVAVVGDSHAQQWLPALDAAGTENGWRVLGWTKSACTMFDVTLWSKRLERRYDECGTWRASVLDQLRRAAPIDLLVMTNTYSYRDVLDDGNGHRLEDPARADVLWQQAAQRSFAELLGVARKVVRLEDTPWPTDDVPTCLSAQPGSPSACGFDTAARSNLDRELIALEAAVAPDGVRFLDLGADVCPAQWCEVVDERGVVVFRDQHHLTQTFSRSLAGVVGGELASLLPDG, from the coding sequence ATGGATCACGTCGTCGCCGACACACCCGCCGCGTTCCGCGAGGACGACGAGCTCGCCGACCGCCACCCGGCGGCAGCGCCTCCACCGCGCCCGCACCGCGCCGACATCGACGGGCTGCGCGCGGTGTCGATCCTGCTCGTCGTCGGGTACCACGCCGGGCTCAGCTGGCTGCCGGGAGGTTTCGTCGGCGTCGACGTCTTCTTCGTGCTCTCCGGCTTCTTGATCACCGGGTTGTTGCTGGCCGAGCTGGCGGCGACGGATCGGATCGCACTCGGGCAGTTCTTCGCCCGGCGGGCGCGCCGGCTGCTGCCGCTCTCGACCCTGGTGCTCGTGGCGACGCTGCTCGCCGGGATGGTGCTGCTGCCGCCGCTCGCCCGGGCAGGCCTGGTACGCGACGCAAGGGCCGCGGCGCTCTACGTGGCGAACTGGCGCTTCGCCGGCCAGGCGACGGCGTACTCCGACGCCGAGGTCACCGACAGCCTGCTCGTGCACTACTGGTCGCTCTCGATCGAGGAGCAGTTCTACGCGCTCTGGCCGGCCCTGATCATCGCCGTGGCCTGGTTCGCCGGCCGCCGTGCACCTCGGCGCCGGCAGCTGCACGCACTGTTGGCGTTTGCGATCGGAGTCGTCGTCGTGGTCTCGCTTGCCGCGTCGTGGAGCTCGACCTCTCGTCTCGGCCCCGAGGCCTACTTCGTGACCCACACCCGGCTGTGGGAGCTCGGCGTCGGAGCGGGCCTCGCGCTCGCCGTACCTCTTGCCCGCCGGCTGCCGCGGCTGGCCGCCGACGTGCTGGCCGGTGCGGGCCTCGCCGCCGTCGTGTACGCCGCCACCAGGTTCGGCGCCGGCACCGCCTTCCCCGGTCGCGCCGCGCTGGTGCCCGTGCTCGGCTGCGCGGCCGTGGTCATCGCCGCCGCCCACCGCCAGACGGTGGTCTCGCGGGTGCTCGGCTCGAGACCGCTGCCGCTGCTCGGCCGGCTCTCGTATGCCTGGTACCTGTGGCATTGGCCGGCGATCGGCATCGCTTTGCTGTGGAACGACCGCCACGGCGCGCCGTTCAGCGCCGGGGTGGTGACCGCCGTCGCTGTCGTCGCTTCGCTCGGGCTCGCCGCGGCCTCTCACGTCGTCGTCGAACAACCGTTGCGCTACGCGGCCTTGCTCCGCGATGCCCCGTGGCGCAGCCTGGTGCTCGGCCTCGCCCTCTCGTCGCTGCCGATCCTGCTCGGAATCGGCGCCCTGCGCGTCGTCGACGGCGGCGACATCGCCGTCGCCACCCCTGTCGTGGCCGAGGGAGTCGTGGCCGAGGGAGTCGTGGCCGAGCAAGCCGTCGCGCCGATGACGCCCGCGCAGGCGAGGGACGACATCGTCACCGTCGGGCCGGTCGAGCGGTGCAGCGCGCAGCTCGCCGACGTCGCGGTCCCGCCCGATTGCGTATACGGCGATCCGGCAGGATCCGTGACCGTGGCCGTCGTCGGCGACAGCCATGCGCAGCAGTGGCTGCCGGCGCTGGACGCGGCCGGGACGGAGAACGGCTGGCGCGTGCTCGGCTGGACGAAGAGCGCGTGCACGATGTTCGACGTCACCCTCTGGAGCAAGCGCCTGGAGCGCCGCTACGACGAGTGCGGCACCTGGCGGGCGAGCGTCTTGGACCAGCTCCGCCGCGCCGCGCCGATCGATCTCCTGGTGATGACGAACACCTACTCGTACCGCGATGTGCTCGACGACGGGAACGGCCACCGGTTGGAAGACCCGGCCCGGGCAGACGTGCTGTGGCAGCAGGCCGCGCAGCGGTCGTTCGCCGAGCTCCTCGGCGTGGCCCGCAAGGTGGTGCGCCTGGAGGACACCCCGTGGCCGACCGACGACGTGCCGACATGCCTCTCCGCGCAGCCGGGCTCGCCGAGCGCCTGCGGGTTCGACACCGCAGCACGCAGCAACCTCGACCGCGAGCTGATCGCTCTCGAGGCGGCAGTCGCGCCCGACGGGGTGCGCTTCCTCGACCTCGGTGCCGATGTCTGCCCCGCGCAGTGGTGTGAGGTGGTCGACGAGCGCGGCGTGGTCGTGTTTCGCGACCAGCATCACCTCACGCAGACGTTCTCCCGGTCGCTGGCAGGGGTGGTCGGCGGGGAGCTCGCCAGCCTGCTGCCCGACGGGTGA
- a CDS encoding glycosyltransferase yields MLRSRPRRTAPAPGLVDVDLLYVSDLRFPGGTSTSLVEELDASLAAGYSVALLHLQSTSLSAERPFHPALQGLVDDGRVALLVPGRGTRARLVVVKHPTVMARSLGGRLPVDAERVVVAAGQVPVDPDGTVHYHPATVDANVVEALGHRPTWAPVGPEVRARLAAAAELGGIELSADDWVEVIDTTSWSVDRRRSRSGGPVIGRHSRPSPLKWPATAEELLAAYPDEPPGPGAVRVRVLGGSAGVAEVLGREPAHWQVLEFGAMPAREFLSGIDVYVYFHHPDMVEAFGRGILEALASGAVVVLAEHFRSLFGDACIYAVPADVRRIVVDLHADHDAYLAQSERGRRVVEQRFSHAAHVARLQSLIGPPAGGSRPVAAGTAPSAGVAIAPGWAAQLQVVLVVGLEASPRQVEQAVRRLGELRDRSGTFVPVVAATMAPPPIAAELGVEFETVTSRANWKGAADRWPEYAQRRVRGIARTHGARSIVPLDLAHPDSRLVLGVRLPLAGTHQDDSATGR; encoded by the coding sequence GTGCTCCGCAGCCGACCACGCCGGACAGCCCCTGCCCCGGGGCTCGTCGACGTCGACCTGCTCTACGTGTCCGACCTGCGGTTCCCCGGGGGCACCTCGACGAGCCTCGTCGAAGAGCTCGACGCTTCGCTCGCGGCGGGCTACAGCGTGGCGCTGCTCCACCTGCAGTCGACGAGCCTGTCCGCTGAGCGGCCCTTCCATCCCGCGCTGCAGGGGCTGGTCGACGACGGCCGGGTCGCGCTGCTGGTACCGGGCCGCGGCACCCGGGCACGGCTCGTGGTGGTCAAGCACCCGACGGTGATGGCGCGCTCTCTCGGCGGGCGCCTGCCGGTCGACGCGGAGAGGGTGGTCGTGGCCGCCGGGCAGGTGCCCGTGGACCCGGACGGCACCGTGCACTACCACCCGGCGACGGTCGACGCGAACGTCGTCGAGGCGCTCGGGCATCGGCCGACGTGGGCCCCGGTCGGCCCCGAGGTGCGGGCCCGCCTGGCAGCAGCCGCCGAGCTCGGCGGCATCGAGCTCTCCGCCGACGACTGGGTCGAGGTGATCGACACCACGAGCTGGTCCGTCGATCGTCGTCGCTCCCGCAGTGGCGGCCCGGTGATCGGCAGGCACAGCCGGCCGAGCCCGCTGAAGTGGCCGGCGACGGCGGAGGAGCTGCTGGCGGCCTACCCCGACGAGCCCCCCGGACCGGGGGCTGTGCGCGTACGGGTGCTCGGCGGGTCCGCCGGCGTGGCGGAGGTGCTCGGGCGAGAACCTGCCCACTGGCAGGTGCTGGAGTTCGGGGCGATGCCCGCGCGGGAGTTCCTCTCCGGGATCGACGTGTACGTCTACTTCCACCACCCCGACATGGTGGAAGCGTTCGGGCGGGGCATCTTGGAGGCGCTCGCGAGCGGCGCCGTCGTGGTGCTGGCGGAGCACTTCCGCTCGCTGTTCGGCGATGCGTGCATCTACGCCGTGCCGGCCGACGTGCGGCGCATCGTGGTCGACCTGCACGCCGACCACGATGCGTACCTCGCCCAGTCCGAGCGAGGCAGGCGCGTCGTCGAACAGCGCTTCTCCCACGCCGCCCACGTCGCCCGGCTGCAGTCGCTGATCGGTCCGCCGGCCGGCGGTTCTCGGCCCGTCGCGGCAGGCACCGCGCCGTCGGCAGGCGTCGCCATCGCTCCGGGATGGGCGGCGCAGCTGCAGGTGGTGCTGGTCGTCGGGTTGGAGGCCTCGCCCCGCCAGGTCGAGCAGGCGGTGCGCCGGCTCGGTGAGCTGCGCGACCGCTCGGGCACCTTCGTCCCCGTCGTCGCGGCCACCATGGCCCCGCCGCCGATCGCGGCCGAACTCGGCGTCGAGTTCGAGACGGTCACCAGCCGTGCCAACTGGAAGGGAGCAGCCGACCGCTGGCCCGAATACGCGCAGCGCCGCGTGCGGGGCATCGCGCGCACCCACGGCGCGCGCAGCATCGTCCCCCTCGACCTCGCGCATCCGGATTCGCGTCTCGTGCTCGGTGTGCGCCTGCCGCTCGCCGGCACGCATCAAGACGACTCCGCGACCGGGCGGTAG
- a CDS encoding UDP-N-acetylglucosamine--LPS N-acetylglucosamine transferase — protein MPGEARVLLCTSNGVGLGHVTRMMAIARSLQPGVDPIIFTLSAAVAVPVAAGFHVEHMASHGQLGMSTRHWHELLDDRIDHLVRFYRPRVVLFDGVHPYAGLVAGLTRHRRRVVRVWQRRAMWRTGVGVEALTAEHRFDHVVEPGEYAAEYDRGATVSRRAQAHVVNPIVYDDGHLERATACAQLGLDPTGTNVLVQLGAGAINDVSSLTGAVVSALRVHDGLRVVVARSELSADGGEHHEGVTVVRRFPISRWFAAFDAAVLAAGYNSFHEALARRVPTLFVPNLATRTDDQDARTRFAADRGLGLRWDGTDPAGLAAGVEQLADASARAAIHARLQALAPADGAEQVAALVRGWL, from the coding sequence GTGCCAGGCGAAGCGCGGGTGCTGCTCTGCACCAGCAACGGCGTCGGCCTCGGCCACGTCACCCGCATGATGGCCATCGCGCGCTCGCTGCAGCCGGGCGTCGATCCGATCATCTTCACGTTGTCGGCCGCCGTCGCCGTCCCCGTCGCGGCCGGCTTCCACGTGGAGCACATGGCCTCGCACGGTCAGCTCGGCATGTCGACTCGACACTGGCACGAGCTGCTCGACGACCGGATCGACCATCTCGTGCGCTTCTACCGGCCACGAGTGGTGCTCTTCGACGGCGTCCACCCCTACGCGGGGCTGGTCGCGGGCCTCACCCGGCACCGGCGCCGGGTGGTGCGCGTCTGGCAGCGCCGGGCGATGTGGCGCACCGGTGTCGGCGTCGAAGCGCTCACCGCCGAGCACCGCTTCGACCACGTCGTCGAGCCCGGCGAGTACGCGGCGGAGTACGACCGCGGGGCGACGGTGTCGCGGCGCGCGCAGGCGCACGTCGTGAACCCGATCGTGTACGACGATGGGCATCTCGAACGCGCGACGGCGTGCGCGCAGCTCGGGCTCGATCCCACAGGCACGAACGTGCTCGTGCAGCTCGGCGCGGGGGCGATCAACGACGTGTCGTCGCTCACCGGGGCCGTCGTCTCTGCCCTCCGCGTTCACGACGGGTTGCGGGTGGTCGTCGCGCGGAGCGAGCTGAGCGCGGACGGTGGCGAGCACCACGAGGGCGTCACGGTCGTGCGCCGGTTCCCGATCAGCAGGTGGTTCGCGGCCTTCGACGCCGCGGTGCTCGCCGCCGGGTACAACTCGTTCCACGAGGCTCTCGCCCGTCGGGTGCCGACGCTCTTCGTCCCGAACCTCGCCACCCGCACCGACGACCAGGACGCGCGCACCCGCTTCGCCGCCGACCGCGGGCTCGGCCTGCGCTGGGACGGGACCGATCCGGCCGGGCTGGCGGCAGGCGTCGAACAGCTCGCCGACGCCTCCGCGCGGGCGGCGATCCACGCCCGTCTGCAGGCTCTGGCGCCGGCCGACGGGGCCGAGCAGGTGGCTGCGCTCGTGAGGGGCTGGCTGTGA